One genomic region from Leifsonia sp. Root1293 encodes:
- a CDS encoding AAA family ATPase, which produces MAAIVLMLDRAVEDALLADVIEHGHSVVARAASARELLPILDGLQFDVLVASAAGITSELLAVCDRRGVRVIAIAANDGARRHAADVGLLEVLDADAGWDDVENMLGHRGPPPVGLPEPLVDRGVSGVIAVWGPTGAPGRTTLAVNVAAEIAARGYSVLLADIDPYGGTVAPMLGLLDEAPGFAAACRLAGADSLTRAELDRIAQRYGNRDSSFRVLTGISRATRWPELGGSRVTAVLDACRRWVDVVVIDTGFSLESDEEISSDLFAPRRNGATIAALRAADHVIAVGGADPIALPRFLRGYADLTEAIEPIRVSVVMNRLRASASGVGAAGHVLSTLRRFGGIEGADIVPDDRRGVDAAVLAGATLREVSRRSPARLAIERFVEDRVLPTPDAAPRRTRWRTRSASAATSAAPSIAGSGPASGR; this is translated from the coding sequence ATGGCCGCGATCGTCCTGATGCTCGATCGGGCCGTCGAGGACGCCCTGCTCGCGGACGTGATCGAGCACGGCCACTCGGTCGTGGCCAGGGCGGCGTCAGCCCGGGAACTCCTGCCCATCCTCGACGGCCTGCAGTTCGACGTCCTCGTCGCGTCGGCGGCAGGCATCACCAGCGAGCTCCTCGCCGTCTGCGATCGCCGGGGAGTGCGGGTGATCGCCATCGCGGCGAACGACGGCGCACGCCGCCATGCCGCAGATGTCGGTCTCCTCGAGGTGCTCGACGCCGACGCCGGCTGGGACGACGTCGAGAACATGCTGGGTCACAGGGGGCCGCCGCCGGTCGGCCTGCCGGAACCGCTCGTCGACAGGGGCGTGTCGGGCGTGATCGCCGTCTGGGGACCCACCGGCGCCCCGGGTCGCACCACACTGGCCGTCAACGTGGCTGCCGAGATCGCGGCACGCGGGTACTCGGTGCTGCTCGCCGACATCGACCCGTACGGCGGTACGGTCGCGCCGATGCTCGGACTGCTCGACGAGGCCCCCGGGTTCGCCGCCGCCTGCCGTCTCGCGGGCGCCGACAGCCTCACCCGGGCGGAACTGGATCGCATCGCCCAGCGCTACGGCAACCGGGACAGCTCCTTCCGGGTACTGACCGGCATCAGTCGTGCCACGCGCTGGCCGGAACTCGGAGGAAGCCGCGTGACGGCGGTGCTCGACGCCTGCAGGCGCTGGGTGGACGTCGTGGTGATCGACACCGGGTTCAGCCTCGAGTCCGACGAGGAGATCTCGAGCGACCTGTTCGCCCCGCGGCGGAACGGCGCCACCATCGCCGCCCTGCGCGCGGCCGACCACGTCATCGCCGTCGGAGGTGCCGACCCGATCGCGCTTCCGAGGTTCCTGCGCGGCTACGCCGACCTGACCGAGGCCATCGAGCCGATCAGGGTCAGCGTCGTGATGAACAGGCTGCGCGCCAGCGCCTCGGGCGTGGGGGCTGCCGGCCACGTGCTCTCGACCCTGCGCCGCTTCGGGGGCATCGAGGGGGCCGATATCGTGCCAGACGACCGACGCGGCGTCGACGCGGCCGTGCTGGCCGGCGCCACGCTCAGGGAGGTGTCACGGCGGTCGCCTGCGAGGCTCGCCATCGAGCGGTTCGTCGAGGACCGGGTACTGCCGACGCCGGATGCGGCACCCCGACGCACCCGGTGGCGGACGCGCTCGGCATCCGCTGCAACATCCGCTGCTCCCTCGATCGCGGGATCCGGTCCGGCGTCCGGACGCTGA
- a CDS encoding sensor histidine kinase has translation MSTLSDLVLAQGRGSQADVDWLHMLVADGQLIADLAFADLVVWVPTAAGSFVAVAHARPSSAATLFYRDFVGQEIRQEWVAQVTEAFETARIVDSSTPAWYEETPTRVRAVPVMRRLSPTGSSITDEPIAVLTRHTNLSETRTPSRQELTFNECANDLSAMIASGDFPDLGAPTGPRRGAPRASDGLICLDVDGTTTFASPNALSAFNRMGFADELEGESLAEVTTRVLSGSLVADESLPLVVTGRAPWRTDIEARGVTVSLRAIPIRNRGERIGAIILSRDVTELRHQERELITKDATIREIHHRVKNNLQTVASLLRIQARRTHSDEAREALTQAMRRVAAIAVVHDTLSEGLAQSVDFDAVFDRVLLLIAEVASAHNTTVHPKSSGSFGVLPSEYATPLALALTELVTNAVEHGLAGREGDVEIIASRTDDTLSVKVRDTGSGLPEGKVGSGLGTQIVRTLIQGELSGTIDWHTVLGSGTEVTIDIPLRWLTKP, from the coding sequence GTGTCGACGCTCAGTGATCTCGTACTCGCGCAGGGGCGCGGCAGCCAGGCCGATGTGGATTGGCTGCACATGCTCGTGGCCGACGGTCAGCTGATCGCCGACCTCGCCTTCGCCGACCTGGTCGTCTGGGTGCCGACGGCGGCCGGCAGCTTCGTTGCGGTGGCGCATGCGCGCCCATCGAGCGCCGCGACCCTGTTCTACCGCGACTTCGTCGGGCAGGAGATCAGGCAGGAGTGGGTCGCCCAGGTCACCGAGGCCTTCGAGACTGCACGCATCGTCGACTCGTCGACCCCGGCCTGGTACGAGGAGACGCCGACGCGGGTGCGGGCGGTCCCCGTGATGCGTCGGCTCTCTCCGACCGGCTCGAGCATCACCGACGAGCCGATCGCCGTGCTCACCCGGCACACCAACCTCAGCGAGACGCGCACCCCGAGCCGTCAGGAGCTGACGTTCAACGAGTGCGCCAACGACCTGTCGGCGATGATCGCCTCGGGCGACTTCCCCGATCTGGGCGCTCCCACGGGTCCGCGCCGGGGTGCGCCCCGCGCCTCCGACGGCCTGATCTGCCTCGATGTCGACGGCACGACGACGTTCGCGAGCCCCAATGCGCTGTCGGCCTTCAACCGCATGGGCTTCGCCGACGAACTGGAGGGCGAGTCACTCGCCGAGGTCACCACGCGGGTGCTGAGCGGGTCCCTCGTCGCCGACGAGTCGCTTCCCCTCGTCGTCACCGGCCGAGCGCCGTGGCGGACGGACATCGAGGCCAGGGGAGTCACGGTCTCGCTGCGGGCCATCCCGATCCGCAACAGGGGAGAGCGCATCGGCGCCATCATCCTGAGCCGCGACGTGACGGAGCTTCGACACCAGGAGCGGGAGCTCATCACGAAGGATGCGACGATCCGCGAGATCCACCATCGGGTGAAGAACAACCTGCAGACCGTCGCGTCGCTGCTGCGCATCCAGGCGCGACGCACCCACTCCGACGAGGCCCGCGAGGCACTCACGCAGGCCATGCGCCGGGTGGCGGCCATCGCCGTGGTGCACGACACCCTCTCCGAGGGGCTCGCTCAGAGCGTCGACTTCGATGCCGTGTTCGATCGGGTGCTGCTGCTCATCGCCGAGGTCGCATCCGCCCACAACACGACGGTGCATCCGAAGTCATCAGGTAGCTTCGGCGTGCTGCCGAGCGAGTACGCCACGCCGTTGGCCCTGGCGCTGACGGAGCTCGTGACGAATGCCGTCGAGCACGGGCTGGCAGGACGCGAGGGCGATGTCGAGATCATCGCCTCCCGCACCGACGACACCCTGAGCGTCAAGGTGCGCGACACCGGATCGGGCCTTCCGGAGGGCAAGGTGGGCTCCGGTCTCGGCACGCAGATCGTGCGCACGCTCATCCAGGGCGAGCTGAGCGGAACGATCGACTGGCACACGGTCCTGGGGAGCGGTACCGAGGTCACCATCGACATCCCGCTGCGCTGGCTGACGAAGCCGTAG
- a CDS encoding WhiB family transcriptional regulator gives MDWRDKAACLTADPELFFPVGNTGPAVDQIEKAKTVCSRCNVTEICLQYALETGQDSGVWGGLSEDERRALKRRAARARRAS, from the coding sequence ATGGACTGGCGCGACAAGGCCGCCTGCCTCACCGCAGACCCCGAACTGTTCTTCCCGGTCGGCAACACCGGACCTGCGGTCGACCAGATCGAGAAGGCCAAGACCGTCTGCTCGCGCTGCAACGTCACCGAGATCTGCCTGCAGTACGCCCTGGAGACCGGTCAGGATTCCGGCGTCTGGGGTGGCCTCAGCGAAGACGAGCGCCGCGCACTCAAGCGCCGCGCCGCTCGCGCCCGTCGCGCCTCCTAG